From Cellulosimicrobium sp. ES-005, one genomic window encodes:
- a CDS encoding DUF3000 domain-containing protein, giving the protein MITAHGTDAPPAFRAVLDALGARRLRPEVTLREVPAPRRIAPWSVALTGEVEAARSEDPDLASGRFIVLHDPEGQEAWQGSFRVVTMVRATLEPEMASEEMLAEVAWTWLEDALHDTGAAVRAEGGTVTRVLSQSFGALAGKHNDVELEMRASWTPVAAGPAGAADLGDHLAAWAQLLCTAAGLPPLPDGVTPLGARPATRRNTVNP; this is encoded by the coding sequence GTGATCACCGCTCACGGGACCGACGCTCCCCCGGCGTTCCGTGCCGTCCTCGACGCCCTCGGCGCGCGGCGGCTCCGACCCGAGGTGACGTTGCGCGAGGTCCCCGCCCCCCGCCGGATCGCGCCGTGGTCGGTCGCGCTCACGGGCGAGGTCGAGGCGGCACGGTCCGAGGACCCCGACCTCGCGTCGGGGCGGTTCATCGTGCTCCACGACCCCGAGGGCCAGGAGGCGTGGCAGGGCAGCTTCCGCGTGGTGACGATGGTGCGCGCGACGCTGGAGCCGGAGATGGCGTCCGAGGAGATGCTCGCCGAGGTCGCGTGGACCTGGCTCGAGGACGCGCTCCACGACACGGGCGCGGCCGTGCGCGCGGAGGGCGGCACGGTGACGCGCGTCCTGTCCCAGAGCTTCGGCGCCCTCGCCGGCAAGCACAACGACGTGGAGCTCGAGATGCGCGCGTCGTGGACCCCCGTGGCCGCGGGACCCGCGGGCGCCGCGGACCTCGGCGACCACCTCGCCGCCTGGGCGCAGCTGCTGTGCACGGCCGCCGGGCTGCCGCCCCTGCCCGACGGCGTGACGCCCCTCGGTGCTCGACCGGCCACCCGACGCAATACCGTGAACCCATGA
- a CDS encoding PPK2 family polyphosphate kinase, with amino-acid sequence MSTTKKPKKKHAKGTRSGSGSGSVPALDADWEVAPTESLRVPAGFDLAAFDRGSTPGFAGDKAAGQALVARHADELSELQERLFAEGRSGGSRSVLLVLQGMDTAGKGGIVRHVVGLVDPQGVAHRSFGVPTPEEREHDYLWRIRRALPAPGYIGVFDRSHYEDVLVARVDALVPPDVWEARYDEINRFEEEVVAAGTTIVKVALLVSYEEQRARLMERLERPDKYWKYNPNDVDSRQKWPAYQEAYQAVLDRTSTEVAPWHVVPADRKWFARLAVSELLLDALRRLDLGWPPADFDIEVEKKRLAAT; translated from the coding sequence ATGTCGACGACGAAGAAGCCGAAGAAGAAGCACGCCAAGGGCACGCGGTCCGGCTCAGGATCCGGGTCCGTGCCGGCGCTCGACGCCGACTGGGAGGTCGCCCCCACGGAGTCGTTGCGCGTGCCCGCCGGCTTCGACCTCGCGGCGTTCGACCGCGGGTCCACGCCGGGGTTCGCCGGCGACAAGGCGGCCGGCCAGGCGCTCGTCGCGCGGCACGCGGACGAGCTCTCCGAGCTGCAGGAGCGCCTGTTCGCCGAGGGCCGCTCGGGCGGGTCGCGCTCGGTCCTGCTCGTGCTGCAGGGCATGGACACCGCGGGCAAGGGCGGCATCGTGCGGCACGTCGTCGGGCTCGTCGACCCGCAGGGCGTCGCCCACCGGTCGTTCGGCGTCCCGACGCCCGAGGAGCGCGAGCACGACTACCTGTGGCGGATCCGCAGGGCGCTGCCCGCGCCCGGGTACATCGGCGTCTTCGACCGCTCGCACTACGAGGACGTGCTCGTCGCGCGCGTGGACGCGCTCGTGCCGCCGGACGTCTGGGAGGCGCGGTACGACGAGATCAACCGGTTCGAGGAGGAGGTCGTCGCGGCGGGCACGACCATCGTCAAGGTCGCGCTGCTCGTGTCCTACGAGGAGCAGCGGGCGCGGCTCATGGAGCGCCTCGAGCGTCCGGACAAGTACTGGAAGTACAACCCGAACGACGTCGACTCGCGCCAGAAGTGGCCCGCGTACCAGGAGGCCTACCAGGCCGTCCTGGACCGGACGAGCACCGAGGTCGCGCCGTGGCACGTCGTCCCGGCCGACCGCAAGTGGTTCGCGCGCCTCGCGGTGAGCGAGCTGCTGCTCGACGCGCTGCGCCGCCTCGACCTCGGCTGGCCCCCGGCCGACTTCGACATCGAGGTCGAGAAGAAGCGCCTCGCCGCGACATGA
- a CDS encoding DegT/DnrJ/EryC1/StrS family aminotransferase has protein sequence MSRHPQDATATRMLADRTGTDPADWFLVFKARYGMEVVFRALAEVRGAGDVVTQVFTCSTAVDPVLVAGLRPVYAEVSPATVAIDPDRLAVGPATRAVVLQNTFGIVDDAAALRLRAAARSVGALLVEDSAHCVTRLARDADGSPVADVSFHSFGVEKMLPTRFGGAVWVSPALDPALRAAIVSALDALPVVGARLDLAARSFRTQVRVLNRLPGGAAGKVRGALTAVGAYEPAIAPVENRGGLAHPPQRPSSWVTGRMVDALRSSGDVEARRADTVAEYVRGLSDVVEVPAGVGGRAPLVRFPFFAPDAPTADRLVRELTAAGFYVGKWYRPALFPGPDDPAVYGYTPGDPALATTEDLVARVVNLPTTVGVATARRIVEAVRSALGA, from the coding sequence ATGAGCCGCCACCCCCAGGACGCGACCGCGACGAGGATGCTCGCCGACCGGACGGGCACCGACCCGGCCGACTGGTTCCTCGTCTTCAAGGCCCGCTACGGGATGGAGGTCGTGTTCCGGGCGCTCGCCGAGGTGCGCGGCGCGGGCGACGTGGTCACCCAGGTGTTCACGTGCTCGACGGCCGTCGACCCCGTCCTCGTCGCGGGCCTGCGGCCCGTCTACGCCGAGGTCTCCCCGGCGACCGTCGCGATCGACCCCGACCGGCTCGCGGTCGGGCCGGCCACGCGCGCCGTCGTGCTGCAGAACACGTTCGGCATCGTCGACGACGCGGCCGCGCTCCGGCTGCGCGCCGCGGCGCGCTCGGTCGGGGCGCTCCTCGTGGAGGACAGCGCGCACTGCGTCACGCGCCTCGCGCGCGACGCCGACGGGTCGCCGGTCGCGGACGTCTCGTTCCACTCGTTCGGCGTGGAGAAGATGCTGCCGACGCGGTTCGGCGGTGCCGTGTGGGTGAGCCCCGCGCTCGACCCGGCGCTGCGCGCCGCGATCGTGTCGGCGCTCGATGCGCTGCCGGTCGTCGGGGCCCGGCTCGACCTCGCCGCGCGCAGCTTCCGGACGCAGGTGCGGGTGCTCAACCGACTCCCGGGCGGCGCCGCGGGAAAGGTGCGCGGCGCGCTCACCGCCGTCGGCGCGTACGAGCCGGCGATCGCCCCCGTGGAGAACCGAGGCGGCCTCGCGCACCCGCCGCAGCGCCCGTCGTCGTGGGTCACGGGCCGGATGGTCGACGCGCTGCGGTCGAGCGGCGACGTCGAGGCGCGTCGCGCGGACACCGTGGCGGAGTACGTGCGCGGGCTGTCCGACGTCGTCGAGGTGCCGGCGGGGGTCGGCGGGCGCGCGCCGCTGGTGCGGTTCCCCTTCTTCGCGCCCGACGCGCCGACCGCCGACCGGCTCGTGCGGGAGCTCACGGCGGCCGGGTTCTACGTCGGCAAGTGGTACCGCCCCGCGCTGTTCCCCGGCCCGGACGACCCGGCGGTCTACGGGTACACGCCGGGCGACCCCGCGCTCGCGACGACGGAGGACCTCGTGGCCCGCGTCGTCAACCTGCCGACGACGGTCGGGGTCGCGACGGCGCGCCGCATCGTCGAGGCCGTGCGGTCGGCACTGGGCGCCTGA
- a CDS encoding ribonuclease D — MSSTAAPAPPPLDPTPATGVAGDGPGPVVTPLTEPSDGLGPVVDTPAAFACVVEAFAAATGPVAADAERASGYRYGQRTYLVQVRREGAGTALVDPVAVPDLSPLREAVGDAEWVLHAASQDLPGLAEHGVVPASVFDTELAARLLGMERVGLAAVVADVLGLGLAKEHSAVDWSTRPLPDDWLRYAALDVEVLVPLRRVLGERLEEAGKAGWAAEEFEAVRTAGPPAPRPEPWRRTSGTHTLRDPRRLAVVRSLWEARDATARARDIAPGRVLPDRAIVAAAEALPRTAGQLVDLPPFAGKGTRRRAAYWQRAIDSALALPASALPTTRGPRTDAPPPPRAWADRDPGAAARLDAARAVVQGLSERYAVPVENVLQPDALRRLCWTPPDPLDAAAISAFLHGRGARDWQVALVAQPLAEAFASIAGA; from the coding sequence ATGAGCTCGACCGCAGCACCCGCACCCCCGCCGCTCGACCCGACCCCTGCGACCGGAGTGGCCGGCGACGGGCCCGGGCCCGTCGTCACCCCGCTGACGGAGCCGTCCGACGGGCTCGGGCCCGTCGTCGACACCCCCGCCGCGTTCGCGTGCGTCGTCGAGGCGTTCGCCGCCGCGACCGGCCCGGTCGCCGCCGACGCGGAGCGCGCGTCGGGCTACCGCTACGGGCAGCGCACCTACCTCGTCCAGGTCCGCCGCGAGGGCGCGGGGACCGCGCTCGTCGACCCCGTCGCGGTGCCCGACCTGTCACCGCTGCGCGAGGCGGTCGGGGACGCGGAGTGGGTTCTGCACGCCGCGTCGCAGGACCTGCCGGGCCTCGCCGAGCACGGCGTGGTCCCGGCGAGCGTGTTCGACACCGAGCTCGCGGCGCGCTTGCTCGGCATGGAGCGCGTCGGCCTCGCGGCCGTCGTCGCCGACGTGCTCGGCCTGGGCCTCGCGAAGGAGCACTCCGCCGTCGACTGGTCGACCCGACCGCTCCCGGACGACTGGCTGCGGTACGCCGCGCTCGACGTCGAGGTGCTCGTCCCGCTGCGCCGCGTGCTCGGCGAGCGGCTCGAGGAGGCGGGGAAGGCCGGCTGGGCGGCGGAGGAGTTCGAGGCGGTGCGGACCGCGGGCCCGCCCGCGCCGCGCCCCGAACCGTGGCGGCGCACGTCCGGCACGCACACGCTCCGGGACCCGCGGCGCCTGGCCGTCGTGCGGAGCCTGTGGGAGGCCCGCGACGCGACTGCCCGCGCGCGGGACATCGCGCCGGGCCGGGTGCTGCCCGACCGTGCGATCGTCGCCGCGGCGGAGGCCCTGCCCCGGACGGCCGGGCAGCTCGTCGACCTGCCGCCCTTCGCGGGCAAGGGCACGCGCCGCCGGGCGGCGTACTGGCAGCGCGCCATCGACTCCGCGCTCGCGCTGCCCGCGAGCGCGCTGCCGACCACCCGCGGTCCACGCACGGACGCCCCGCCGCCGCCGCGCGCGTGGGCCGATCGCGACCCCGGCGCGGCCGCCCGTCTCGACGCGGCGCGCGCGGTCGTCCAGGGCCTCTCCGAGCGCTACGCGGTCCCGGTGGAGAACGTGCTCCAGCCGGACGCGCTGCGCCGTCTGTGCTGGACGCCGCCGGACCCGTTGGACGCGGCGGCGATCTCCGCGTTCCTCCACGGGCGGGGTGCTCGCGACTGGCAGGTGGCGCTGGTCGCCCAGCCCCTCGCTGAGGCGTTCGCGAGCATCGCCGGGGCGTAG
- a CDS encoding amino acid racemase has protein sequence MTSRPDQDHAQPLVGVLGGVGPLATAYFLQLLVELTEADRDQDHVDAVVLNHATIPDRTAFILGRSDADPGPVLARDAGRLERFGADFLVMPCNTAHYFTQQVLDAISVPFVSIIDTTVDAARARVADLRAVGLLATAGTAASGVYQDAFARHGVDALVPDEADQALVSQIIYEQVKAGRPVDIETFRAVAGRLVERGAQVIVLGCTELSVVAVDHDLLADPLYLDSTDQLARATIRRAGHRVREG, from the coding sequence GTGACGTCGCGACCGGACCAGGACCACGCCCAGCCCCTCGTCGGAGTGCTCGGAGGGGTCGGGCCCCTCGCCACGGCGTACTTCCTCCAGCTCCTCGTCGAGCTCACGGAGGCGGACCGCGACCAGGACCACGTGGACGCCGTCGTGCTCAACCACGCGACGATCCCCGACCGCACGGCGTTCATCCTCGGCCGCTCGGACGCGGACCCGGGTCCGGTGCTCGCGCGCGACGCGGGACGGCTCGAGCGCTTCGGGGCGGACTTCCTCGTCATGCCCTGCAACACGGCGCACTACTTCACCCAGCAGGTGCTCGACGCGATCAGCGTCCCGTTCGTGTCCATCATCGACACGACGGTCGACGCCGCCCGGGCGCGGGTCGCGGACCTGCGCGCGGTGGGGCTGCTCGCGACGGCGGGGACCGCGGCGTCGGGCGTCTACCAGGACGCCTTCGCGCGTCACGGCGTCGACGCGCTCGTCCCGGACGAGGCCGACCAGGCGCTCGTCTCGCAGATCATCTACGAGCAGGTCAAGGCCGGCCGGCCGGTCGACATCGAGACGTTCCGCGCCGTCGCGGGGCGGCTCGTCGAGCGGGGTGCCCAGGTGATCGTGCTGGGTTGCACGGAGCTGTCGGTCGTCGCCGTCGACCACGACCTGCTCGCCGACCCGCTCTACCTCGACTCGACCGACCAGCTCGCCCGCGCGACCATCCGTCGCGCGGGGCACCGCGTGCGCGAGGGCTGA
- a CDS encoding dihydrofolate reductase family protein produces MTSTTAPSDEPPAAPAGRTDLPPLDVLLPAAEHLPPDPREERLAALYAYGPPARGAHVVRANMVASVDGAAWGPDHRSGSINDDADWRVFRVLRALADVVLVGAGTARAEGYTALDRPRGLRHLHDAPLELAIVTRTGRVPEALARGDRPPLVLTGPAGAATATGDVPADRVLVVGQDAAGTRDGHAPGAAVDLAAGLAALAERGLARVLTEGGPTLLGDLLAADLVDELCVTTTPSVVGQGPGRIVAGAPPSGTTALPPRGARLAHLLHSPEDRPGSPAGTTAARWLLPIG; encoded by the coding sequence GTGACCTCCACCACGGCACCCTCCGACGAGCCCCCTGCGGCACCCGCGGGACGCACGGACCTGCCCCCGCTCGACGTGCTCCTGCCCGCCGCGGAGCACCTGCCGCCCGACCCGCGCGAGGAACGCCTCGCGGCGCTCTACGCGTACGGCCCGCCCGCGCGGGGGGCGCACGTCGTGCGCGCCAACATGGTCGCGAGCGTCGACGGCGCGGCGTGGGGTCCGGACCACCGCTCGGGATCGATCAACGACGACGCGGACTGGCGCGTCTTCCGGGTCCTGCGCGCGCTCGCCGACGTCGTGCTCGTCGGCGCAGGGACGGCCCGTGCCGAGGGGTACACCGCGCTCGACCGGCCGCGCGGGCTGCGGCACCTGCACGACGCGCCGCTCGAGCTCGCGATCGTGACGCGGACCGGCCGCGTCCCCGAGGCCCTCGCCCGCGGCGACCGGCCGCCCCTCGTGCTGACCGGCCCCGCCGGGGCGGCCACGGCGACGGGCGACGTGCCCGCGGACCGGGTGCTCGTCGTCGGGCAGGACGCCGCGGGCACGCGGGACGGGCACGCGCCGGGAGCCGCCGTCGATCTCGCCGCGGGGCTCGCCGCGCTCGCCGAGCGCGGGCTGGCCCGCGTGCTCACCGAGGGCGGGCCGACGCTGCTGGGCGACCTGCTCGCGGCGGACCTCGTCGACGAGCTGTGCGTCACCACGACGCCGAGCGTCGTCGGGCAGGGCCCGGGCCGCATCGTGGCCGGGGCGCCGCCGTCGGGCACGACGGCGCTCCCGCCCCGGGGCGCCCGCCTCGCGCACCTGCTGCACAGCCCCGAGGACCGGCCCGGCTCCCCCGCCGGTACGACCGCCGCGCGCTGGCTCCTGCCGATAGGCTGA
- a CDS encoding HAD family phosphatase: MTVRHVLFDADGVLQHIPDGWYAAVERYLGDRTREFLLETWSEELPMLVGEGDYLPVLAAGLERYGVTEPAEDVYRAIWFDALEVVDASFDLVRALRASGYGVHLGTNQESRRVPFMRRTLGYDAEFDTSWYSCELGIAKPDPRFFAEAARRIGADPDEVLFVDDTARNVEGARAAGMVGVHWDVSRGHDELVRVLAGHGVVVRAGQDPTGVGVAGEGLGPGAAVPGP; the protein is encoded by the coding sequence ATGACCGTACGCCACGTCCTGTTCGACGCCGACGGCGTGCTCCAGCACATCCCCGACGGCTGGTACGCGGCGGTCGAGCGCTACCTCGGGGACCGGACCCGGGAGTTCCTGCTCGAGACCTGGAGCGAGGAGCTGCCCATGCTCGTCGGCGAGGGCGACTATCTCCCTGTGCTGGCTGCCGGGCTCGAGCGCTACGGCGTGACGGAGCCGGCGGAGGACGTGTACCGCGCGATCTGGTTCGACGCGCTCGAGGTCGTGGACGCGTCGTTCGACCTCGTGCGGGCGCTGCGCGCGAGCGGCTACGGCGTGCACCTCGGCACCAACCAGGAGAGCCGTCGCGTGCCGTTCATGCGCCGGACCCTCGGCTACGACGCGGAGTTCGACACGAGCTGGTACTCGTGCGAGCTCGGGATCGCCAAGCCCGACCCGCGGTTCTTCGCCGAGGCCGCCCGCCGCATCGGCGCGGACCCGGACGAGGTGCTGTTCGTCGACGACACCGCGCGCAACGTCGAGGGCGCGCGCGCCGCCGGCATGGTGGGCGTGCACTGGGACGTCTCACGGGGCCACGACGAGCTCGTGCGCGTGCTGGCCGGGCACGGCGTCGTCGTCCGCGCCGGTCAGGACCCCACGGGCGTGGGTGTCGCAGGCGAGGGCCTCGGCCCGGGCGCGGCCGTACCCGGCCCGTAG
- the gndA gene encoding NADP-dependent phosphogluconate dehydrogenase — MSARAQIGVTGLAVMGRNLARNFARHGYTVAVHNRSYAKTESLIAEAGSEGDFVPSESMADFVASLERPRKVVVMVKAGAATDAVIDELVPLLEEGDIVVDAGNAHFPDTIRREKALAAQGLHFVGTGVSGGEEGALNGPSIMPGGTRESYQSLGPILEDISAKVDGTPCCTYVGPDGAGHFVKMVHNGIEYADMQLIAEAYDLLKQGLGASAQEIGEIFAQWNTGDLESFLIEITADVLQHVDAETGKAFVDVVLDQAEQKGTGRWTVQNGLDLGVPITGIAEATFARALSGSVPQREAGRAALPADAAAWDVQDRDAFVEDVRLALYASKVVAYSQGFDQIAAASAEYGWDIDRGAMARIWRGGCIIRARFLNRITEAYERDAQLPLLLADEYFTAAVGNGLAAWRRVVSQAALNGVPTPAFSSSLAYYDGVRAERLPAALIQAQRDFFGAHTYRRVDKPGTFHTEWSGDRTESDA, encoded by the coding sequence ATGTCAGCACGCGCACAGATCGGTGTGACCGGACTCGCCGTCATGGGTCGCAACCTGGCCCGCAACTTCGCCCGGCACGGCTACACGGTCGCGGTGCACAACCGCTCGTACGCCAAGACCGAGTCCCTGATCGCCGAGGCGGGCAGCGAGGGCGACTTCGTCCCGTCCGAGTCGATGGCCGACTTCGTGGCGTCGCTCGAGCGCCCGCGCAAGGTCGTCGTCATGGTCAAGGCGGGCGCGGCCACCGACGCCGTCATCGACGAGCTCGTGCCGCTGCTGGAGGAGGGCGACATCGTCGTCGACGCCGGCAACGCGCACTTCCCCGACACGATCCGCCGGGAGAAGGCGCTCGCGGCCCAGGGCCTGCACTTCGTCGGCACCGGCGTCTCGGGCGGCGAGGAGGGCGCGCTCAACGGTCCGTCGATCATGCCGGGCGGCACGCGCGAGTCCTACCAGAGCCTCGGCCCGATCCTCGAGGACATCTCGGCGAAGGTCGACGGCACGCCGTGCTGCACCTACGTCGGCCCCGACGGCGCCGGCCACTTCGTCAAGATGGTGCACAACGGCATCGAGTACGCCGACATGCAGCTCATCGCCGAGGCGTACGACCTGCTCAAGCAGGGCCTCGGCGCGTCCGCGCAGGAGATCGGCGAGATCTTCGCGCAGTGGAACACGGGCGACCTCGAGTCGTTCCTCATCGAGATCACCGCGGACGTGCTCCAGCACGTGGACGCGGAGACCGGCAAGGCGTTCGTCGACGTCGTGCTCGACCAGGCGGAGCAGAAGGGCACCGGCCGCTGGACGGTGCAGAACGGCCTCGACCTCGGCGTGCCGATCACCGGCATCGCGGAGGCGACGTTCGCCCGCGCGCTGTCCGGCTCGGTCCCGCAGCGCGAGGCGGGTCGCGCCGCGCTGCCCGCCGACGCCGCGGCGTGGGACGTGCAGGACCGCGACGCGTTCGTCGAGGACGTGCGCCTCGCGCTCTACGCGTCGAAGGTCGTCGCGTACTCGCAGGGCTTCGACCAGATCGCGGCGGCGTCCGCCGAGTACGGCTGGGACATCGACCGCGGCGCGATGGCCCGCATCTGGCGCGGCGGCTGCATCATCCGTGCGCGCTTCCTCAACCGCATCACCGAGGCGTACGAGCGCGACGCGCAGCTCCCGCTGCTCCTCGCGGACGAGTACTTCACCGCCGCGGTGGGCAACGGCCTCGCGGCCTGGCGCCGCGTGGTCTCGCAGGCCGCCCTCAACGGCGTCCCGACGCCGGCGTTCTCGTCGTCGCTCGCCTACTACGACGGCGTCCGGGCCGAGCGCCTGCCCGCCGCGCTCATCCAGGCGCAGCGCGACTTCTTCGGCGCGCACACCTACCGCCGCGTCGACAAGCCGGGCACGTTCCACACCGAGTGGTCGGGCGACCGGACCGAGTCCGACGCCTGA
- the zapE gene encoding cell division protein ZapE, which translates to MTAPVAGGASAPAALPGTARASAPDATPDAPGRTRALADVRPSVPPARLLADLLPPRHFADARFSTYRANPAYPSQARTVARLEEVAAAVAKPARKGLFGTRKQTAPAVYMDGGFGVGKTHLLTSLAHAVGLDVSAYGTFVEYTNLVGALGFQATVDALATKKLVCIDEFELDDPGDTVLMSRLLRELADRGVALAATSNTLPEALGEGRFAAEDFLREIQALAARFEVLRVDGEDYRHRAVVTDSAPLPEDAVRAAAVGRPGTTLDAFDDLLAHLSHVHPSRYRALLDGVEVVALTGVHTVTEQSAALRLVVLVDRLYDRDVPVLLAGSGDYTGERSLFTEEMLRGGYRKKYYRALSRLGALAEDGRAVARASA; encoded by the coding sequence GTGACTGCGCCCGTCGCCGGTGGCGCCTCGGCCCCGGCAGCCCTCCCCGGCACCGCCCGCGCGTCGGCCCCCGACGCGACTCCCGACGCGCCCGGACGCACGCGCGCCCTCGCGGACGTTCGACCGTCCGTCCCGCCCGCGCGACTCCTGGCCGACCTGCTGCCGCCGCGGCACTTCGCCGACGCCCGCTTCTCGACCTACCGCGCGAACCCCGCGTACCCGAGCCAGGCGCGCACCGTCGCGCGGCTCGAGGAGGTCGCGGCCGCCGTCGCCAAGCCCGCGCGCAAGGGGCTCTTCGGCACCCGGAAGCAGACCGCGCCCGCGGTGTACATGGACGGCGGCTTCGGCGTCGGCAAGACCCACCTCCTCACGTCGCTCGCGCACGCCGTGGGCCTCGACGTGAGCGCATACGGCACGTTCGTCGAGTACACGAACCTGGTGGGCGCGCTCGGATTCCAGGCGACGGTGGACGCGCTCGCGACGAAGAAGCTCGTGTGCATCGACGAGTTCGAGCTCGACGACCCGGGCGACACCGTGCTCATGTCGCGCCTCCTGCGCGAGCTCGCCGACCGCGGCGTCGCGCTGGCGGCGACGTCGAACACGCTGCCCGAGGCGCTCGGCGAGGGCCGCTTCGCGGCGGAGGACTTCCTGCGCGAGATCCAGGCGCTCGCGGCCCGGTTCGAGGTGCTGCGCGTCGACGGCGAGGACTACCGCCACCGTGCGGTCGTCACCGACTCGGCCCCGCTGCCCGAGGACGCCGTTCGGGCCGCGGCCGTGGGTCGCCCCGGCACGACGCTCGACGCGTTCGACGACCTGCTGGCGCACCTCTCGCACGTGCACCCCAGCCGTTACCGCGCGCTGCTCGACGGCGTCGAGGTCGTCGCGCTCACCGGCGTGCACACCGTGACCGAGCAGTCCGCCGCCCTGCGCCTCGTCGTCCTCGTCGACCGCCTCTACGATCGCGACGTGCCCGTGCTGCTCGCCGGGTCGGGCGACTACACGGGGGAGCGGAGCCTGTTCACGGAGGAGATGCTGCGCGGCGGGTACCGCAAGAAGTACTACCGCGCGCTCTCGCGCCTCGGCGCGCTCGCCGAGGACGGCCGCGCGGTCGCGCGCGCCTCCGCCTGA
- a CDS encoding peptidoglycan bridge formation glycyltransferase FemA/FemB family protein, with protein MHDANLTIRTVTDRASWDARVNELGGHPLQLWGWGEVKATGAWTPHRVEAVDADGRVRGLAQVLVRSLPAQFKALCHVPRGPVIAPAGDGWGVGPGVGDDATRDAVTRAVVAWCKSSVGGVGVTIEPDWPVGTHLALPDARPAANPILYPVTLILDLTKSEDELTKAMGKSTRYDIRKAARTGLEVRRVTDEGEVRQVLDVYHETAERAGFALHDDEYYLAIHRELGEHSVLVAAFSEGAPVSFVWCVSSATTSFELYGGINDAGRKLRANAPVKWHAITLAQQAGLVRYDMNGLLNDGISEFKRSFAQHDDELVHSVDVPFSMWYSAWNKGLPTAKKVVRKLRGSR; from the coding sequence GTGCACGACGCGAACCTGACGATCCGGACAGTCACCGACCGCGCCTCCTGGGACGCCCGGGTGAACGAGCTCGGCGGCCACCCCCTCCAGCTCTGGGGCTGGGGCGAGGTCAAGGCCACCGGGGCGTGGACCCCGCACCGCGTGGAGGCGGTGGACGCCGACGGCCGCGTCCGCGGTCTGGCGCAGGTGCTCGTGCGCTCGCTGCCCGCGCAGTTCAAGGCGCTGTGCCACGTGCCCCGCGGGCCCGTGATCGCGCCGGCGGGAGACGGCTGGGGCGTCGGCCCGGGCGTGGGCGACGACGCGACGCGCGACGCCGTGACCCGTGCGGTCGTCGCGTGGTGCAAGTCGAGCGTGGGCGGCGTGGGCGTCACGATCGAGCCCGACTGGCCGGTCGGGACGCACCTCGCGCTGCCCGACGCCCGCCCCGCGGCGAACCCGATCCTCTACCCGGTCACGCTGATCCTCGACCTCACGAAGTCCGAGGACGAGCTGACGAAGGCCATGGGCAAGTCGACGCGGTACGACATCCGCAAGGCGGCGCGCACCGGGCTCGAGGTGCGGCGCGTGACGGACGAGGGCGAGGTCCGCCAGGTTCTCGACGTCTACCACGAGACGGCGGAGCGCGCGGGCTTCGCGCTGCACGACGACGAGTACTACCTCGCGATCCACCGCGAGCTCGGCGAGCACTCGGTGCTCGTCGCCGCGTTCTCCGAGGGCGCCCCGGTGTCGTTCGTGTGGTGCGTGTCGTCGGCGACGACGTCGTTCGAGCTCTACGGCGGCATCAACGACGCGGGCCGCAAGCTCCGCGCGAACGCGCCGGTGAAGTGGCACGCGATCACGCTCGCGCAGCAGGCCGGTCTGGTCCGGTACGACATGAACGGGCTGCTCAACGACGGCATCAGCGAGTTCAAGCGCAGCTTCGCGCAGCACGACGACGAGCTCGTGCACAGCGTCGACGTGCCGTTCTCGATGTGGTACTCCGCCTGGAACAAGGGCCTGCCCACCGCGAAGAAGGTCGTGCGCAAGCTCCGCGGGAGCCGCTGA